A genomic region of Marinobacter sp. NP-4(2019) contains the following coding sequences:
- a CDS encoding acyl-CoA dehydrogenase family protein: MDFNLNEEQQMLSDTVQRLVRNTYGFEQREAFYRSDTGDSPEFWRQLSELGITSVPIAQAYDGFGGSGVENMVVMKELGRSLCLESYLHSQIYGAGLVQQLGSPDQCQRILPAVAAGDCRLAVADEEAGSHYHVDRIECRATPCERGWRLNGRKRVVIGGERARYLLVTAHIDGTEGVSLFILDPKSEGVSRIGYPCADGPQACDLLLEDIYVEADDLLGHPGSALSALHYQRGRAMAAQCAEALGSMEEAFRLTLDYLKTRQQFGGPIGGFQVLQHRMADIRGELELATSMTILAACVADDPDSGERSRKLTAAKFITARASQMIAEQAIQLHGGIGMTWEYALAHHAKRLVMLIHQFGDDDFHLGDYSALLDVPGRANHN, translated from the coding sequence ATGGATTTCAATCTGAACGAAGAGCAGCAAATGCTCTCGGATACCGTACAGCGCCTGGTGCGTAATACCTATGGGTTCGAACAACGGGAAGCGTTTTACCGCAGCGACACCGGTGACAGTCCGGAGTTTTGGCGTCAGCTGTCGGAACTCGGGATTACCTCGGTGCCTATTGCTCAGGCCTACGATGGCTTTGGCGGTAGCGGTGTGGAAAACATGGTGGTGATGAAGGAGCTCGGCCGGAGCTTATGCCTTGAATCGTATCTGCACTCGCAGATTTATGGCGCGGGCCTGGTTCAGCAACTGGGTTCTCCCGACCAGTGTCAGCGCATTTTGCCCGCCGTGGCTGCTGGCGATTGCCGTCTGGCGGTGGCGGACGAAGAGGCGGGCAGTCATTACCACGTCGATCGGATTGAGTGCCGTGCCACGCCCTGTGAGCGGGGCTGGCGCCTGAACGGCCGCAAACGCGTGGTCATTGGCGGCGAACGGGCACGATATCTGTTGGTGACCGCTCATATTGACGGCACTGAGGGCGTCAGTCTGTTTATCCTTGATCCCAAATCCGAAGGGGTATCGCGCATCGGCTATCCCTGCGCCGATGGCCCCCAAGCCTGTGACCTTTTGCTGGAAGATATCTACGTAGAAGCTGATGACTTGCTGGGACATCCCGGAAGCGCCCTGTCGGCACTGCATTACCAGCGCGGAAGGGCAATGGCGGCACAATGTGCCGAGGCCCTGGGCAGCATGGAAGAAGCTTTTCGGCTGACCCTGGACTATCTCAAGACTCGCCAGCAGTTCGGCGGCCCCATCGGCGGGTTCCAGGTGTTACAGCATCGCATGGCGGACATTCGCGGCGAGCTGGAACTGGCAACTTCAATGACCATTCTCGCTGCCTGCGTCGCGGATGATCCGGATTCCGGGGAACGTAGCCGCAAACTCACGGCGGCCAAGTTCATCACGGCCCGGGCGTCACAAATGATTGCCGAGCAGGCGATCCAGCTTCATGGCGGCATTGGTATGACCTGGGAGTATGCGCTTGCTCACCATGCCAAACGCCTGGTGATGCTGATCCACCAGTTCGGGGACGATGATTTTCACCTCGGAGACTATTCGGCGTTGCTGGACGTTCCCGGCAGGGCCAACCACAACTGA
- a CDS encoding enoyl-CoA hydratase-related protein, which produces MNYEDILYDETNGVATITINRPERYNAFRGQTCMELLDAFNRAGWNKDIGVIVFTGAGDKAFCTGGDQGAHEGQYDGRGLIGLPVEELQRTIREVPKPVIARVNGFAIGGGHVLHVICDLTIASETAVFGQVGPKVGSVDPGFGTAYLARVVGEKRAREIWYLCRKYSAQQALEWGLANAVVPPEQLDEEVQKWCDEILEKSPTALTIAKRSFNADSDNIAGIGALGMQALSLYYDTEESKEGVNAFKEKRKPDFRKFYK; this is translated from the coding sequence ATGAACTACGAAGACATCCTCTACGACGAAACCAACGGTGTTGCCACCATCACCATCAACCGCCCGGAGCGCTACAACGCCTTCCGTGGCCAGACCTGCATGGAACTGCTGGACGCCTTCAACCGCGCCGGCTGGAACAAGGACATCGGCGTCATCGTGTTCACCGGCGCCGGCGACAAAGCCTTCTGCACCGGCGGCGACCAGGGTGCCCACGAAGGCCAGTACGACGGCCGCGGCCTGATCGGCCTGCCGGTGGAAGAGCTGCAGCGCACCATCCGCGAAGTGCCCAAGCCGGTGATCGCGCGGGTCAACGGCTTCGCCATCGGCGGCGGCCATGTGCTGCATGTGATCTGCGACCTGACCATTGCCTCGGAAACCGCCGTGTTCGGTCAGGTGGGACCGAAAGTGGGTTCCGTCGACCCCGGCTTCGGTACTGCCTACCTGGCGCGGGTGGTGGGCGAGAAACGCGCCCGCGAGATCTGGTACCTGTGCCGCAAGTATTCCGCACAGCAGGCCCTCGAGTGGGGGCTGGCCAACGCAGTGGTGCCGCCGGAGCAACTGGACGAGGAAGTGCAGAAGTGGTGCGACGAAATCCTGGAAAAGAGCCCCACCGCCCTGACCATCGCCAAGCGCTCGTTCAACGCCGACAGCGACAACATCGCCGGCATTGGCGCCCTCGGCATGCAGGCCCTGAGCCTGTACTACGACACCGAGGAATCCAAAGAGGGCGTCAACGCCTTCAAGGAAAAGCGCAAGCCGGACTTCCGGAAATTCTACAAGTAA
- a CDS encoding AMP-binding protein, producing MDTGITPQPERRSAMVKSGAWNDKIITQYLDNAVAATPDRTAIVGYRVTDDTRESLSYRELNDTVTRMAAGLAAMGIEKDDVVACQLPNWWQTIALHLACMRIGAILNPLMPIFRERELRFMLAHGDAKLLVIPKVFRGFDYEAMVDALVEELPELKTVLVIDGEGERSFEQRLLNTAWEKDTDTEALFRDRQPTADDVIQILYTSGTTGEPKGVMHTSNTLFSNVRPYADRLHLTPDDSILMASPLAHQTGFLYGVMMPVYLGTTVVLQDIWDAEYVARVIAAEKPAFTMAATPFLADLIKIAPQHEGELDSLRIFVSAGAPIPSALVEQAGKTLKAKIVSAWGMTENGAVTMTCPEDPAERASQSDGKALPWMDVKVADFQGNALPAGEEGNLLVRGASLFVGYLKRPELYGVDDDGWFGTGDLARMDPNGYIRITGRTKDVVIRGGENIPVVEVENLLYKYPGIADVALVGCPDDRLGERLCAYITLDDSVPDVSLEEIKEHLVKHQLSKNYLPEYLEVIEAMPRTPSGKIQKFKLREQAKTIRLEPAKRA from the coding sequence ATGGATACTGGCATTACGCCCCAACCGGAACGTCGCTCCGCCATGGTCAAGAGCGGAGCCTGGAACGACAAGATCATTACCCAATACCTGGACAACGCCGTCGCCGCGACGCCCGACCGCACCGCCATTGTTGGCTACCGGGTGACTGACGACACGCGCGAGTCCCTGAGCTACCGGGAATTGAACGACACTGTCACTCGAATGGCCGCAGGTCTCGCCGCCATGGGTATCGAAAAAGACGATGTCGTGGCCTGCCAGCTACCGAACTGGTGGCAGACCATCGCCCTGCACCTGGCGTGCATGCGCATTGGCGCCATCCTCAACCCGTTGATGCCGATCTTTCGTGAGCGGGAACTGCGTTTCATGCTGGCCCATGGCGACGCCAAACTACTGGTGATCCCCAAGGTCTTCCGGGGTTTCGACTACGAAGCCATGGTGGACGCGCTTGTGGAGGAACTGCCGGAGCTGAAGACTGTACTGGTGATTGACGGTGAGGGTGAGCGCAGTTTCGAGCAGCGGTTGCTGAATACCGCCTGGGAAAAGGACACGGATACCGAAGCCCTGTTCCGCGACCGCCAGCCCACCGCCGACGATGTCATCCAGATTCTCTATACCTCCGGCACCACCGGCGAGCCCAAGGGGGTGATGCACACCTCCAATACCCTGTTCTCCAACGTCCGCCCCTACGCCGACCGGTTACACCTGACCCCGGATGACTCGATACTGATGGCCTCGCCCCTGGCACATCAGACCGGCTTCCTCTATGGCGTGATGATGCCGGTGTACCTGGGCACCACGGTGGTGCTGCAGGATATATGGGACGCGGAGTATGTGGCCCGGGTAATCGCCGCCGAGAAACCGGCCTTCACCATGGCCGCTACGCCGTTCCTTGCGGACCTCATCAAGATTGCCCCGCAACACGAGGGCGAACTGGATTCCCTGCGTATTTTCGTCTCCGCCGGCGCGCCCATCCCCAGTGCTTTGGTGGAACAGGCTGGCAAGACCCTGAAAGCGAAAATCGTGTCCGCCTGGGGCATGACCGAAAACGGCGCAGTCACCATGACCTGCCCGGAAGACCCGGCCGAACGCGCCAGTCAGTCCGATGGCAAGGCGCTGCCCTGGATGGACGTGAAAGTGGCCGATTTCCAGGGCAACGCCCTGCCTGCCGGTGAAGAAGGCAATCTGCTGGTGCGCGGCGCCAGCCTGTTCGTGGGTTACCTCAAGCGTCCGGAACTCTACGGCGTGGATGACGACGGCTGGTTCGGCACCGGCGACCTCGCCCGCATGGACCCGAACGGCTACATCCGCATTACCGGTCGCACCAAGGACGTAGTGATCCGTGGCGGCGAGAACATTCCGGTGGTTGAGGTGGAGAACCTGCTCTACAAATACCCCGGCATTGCCGATGTGGCACTGGTGGGCTGCCCCGACGATCGCCTCGGAGAGCGCCTGTGCGCCTACATCACCCTCGACGACAGCGTGCCCGATGTCAGCCTTGAGGAGATCAAGGAACACCTGGTCAAACACCAGCTCTCCAAAAACTACCTGCCGGAATACCTGGAAGTGATCGAGGCCATGCCCCGCACACCATCCGGCAAGATCCAGAAATTCAAACTGCGGGAGCAGGCCAAAACCATCCGCCTGGAACCGGCAAAGCGCGCCTGA
- a CDS encoding SDR family NAD(P)-dependent oxidoreductase — protein MKGLNGKTVIITGGGGGIGRAVSLRFAEEGSLVAVLDRDENAARATVDLISEAGGKAHAYAADITDYAAITDTVAAIENDLGTPTVLVNNAGFDRFMPFLKTEPKLWEQLIAVNLTGALNMHHVVLPKMISAGGGKVINIASDAARVGSSGESVYAACKAGLVGFSKTVARELATKNVCLNVVCPGPTDTALLKGVAETASNPEKLLEAFRNAVPMKRLAQPEDYPGIIALLASDDANFITGQVISVSGGLTMAG, from the coding sequence ATGAAAGGCCTTAACGGAAAAACCGTCATCATTACCGGCGGCGGGGGCGGCATCGGCCGTGCCGTCAGCCTGCGCTTTGCTGAAGAAGGCAGCCTGGTCGCCGTCCTGGATCGTGACGAAAATGCGGCCCGCGCCACCGTGGACCTGATCAGCGAAGCCGGCGGCAAGGCCCACGCCTACGCCGCCGACATCACCGATTACGCCGCCATTACCGACACCGTGGCCGCCATCGAGAATGATCTGGGCACTCCCACGGTGTTGGTCAACAACGCCGGTTTCGACCGCTTCATGCCGTTCCTGAAAACCGAGCCCAAACTCTGGGAGCAGTTGATTGCAGTCAACCTCACTGGCGCCCTGAACATGCACCACGTGGTACTGCCGAAAATGATCAGCGCCGGCGGTGGCAAGGTCATCAACATTGCCTCCGACGCCGCCCGGGTGGGTTCCTCCGGCGAATCCGTCTACGCCGCCTGCAAGGCCGGTCTGGTGGGCTTCAGCAAGACCGTGGCGCGGGAACTGGCCACCAAAAATGTATGCCTGAATGTGGTCTGCCCCGGGCCTACCGACACCGCGCTGCTCAAGGGGGTGGCGGAAACCGCCTCCAACCCGGAAAAGCTGCTGGAAGCCTTCCGCAACGCCGTGCCCATGAAGCGCCTGGCCCAGCCGGAAGACTACCCAGGCATCATCGCGCTGCTCGCCAGTGACGACGCCAATTTCATTACCGGGCAGGTCATCAGTGTGTCCGGCGGCCTGACCATGGCCGGTTAA
- the nhaB gene encoding sodium/proton antiporter NhaB, which produces MPTSVISGFTHNFLGKAPVWYKQIILLFLILNPISLYVFGPGVTGWLLIGEFIFTLAMALKCYPLLPGGLLAVEALLIGLTTPDAVYMEVLTNFPVILLLMFMVAGIYFMKELLLVTFTQILVGVRSKSALSLLFCSAAALLSAFLDALTVTAVIISVAVGFFSVYHKVASGKGYQHKDHNANSDDDVIELHREDLENFRAFLRSLLMHGAIGTALGGVATMVGEPQNLLIAKVVGWDFANFFMHMAPVSIPVLFAGLTTCWLLEKLRWFGYGGRLPKPVRRVLEEFADNERNKRTKADQAALWIQAIAALVLVVGLAFHLAEVGLIGLLVIILITSFTGITDEHQIGKAFQESLPFTSLLVVFFAIVAVIHEQHLFKPIIEYVLSLPVEQQPGMFFIANGLLSMISDNVFVATVYISEIKQALDAGSISYDHFQTLAIAINTGTNLPSVATPNGQAAFLFLLTSAISPLVRLSYGRMVVMAFPYMIVMGAVGLYMVINHI; this is translated from the coding sequence ATGCCTACTTCGGTCATCTCAGGTTTTACCCACAACTTTCTTGGCAAGGCGCCGGTCTGGTACAAGCAGATCATCCTGCTGTTCCTGATCCTCAACCCTATCTCGTTGTATGTGTTTGGTCCCGGGGTTACCGGCTGGCTACTGATCGGTGAGTTCATCTTTACCCTGGCGATGGCGCTGAAATGTTACCCGCTGCTGCCGGGTGGCCTGCTGGCGGTGGAGGCCCTGCTGATCGGCCTCACCACGCCGGACGCGGTGTATATGGAAGTACTTACTAACTTCCCCGTGATCTTGCTGCTGATGTTCATGGTGGCCGGCATCTACTTCATGAAAGAGTTGCTGCTGGTGACCTTCACCCAGATTCTGGTGGGTGTGCGCTCCAAGTCGGCGCTGTCGTTGCTGTTCTGCAGCGCTGCCGCATTGCTGTCGGCCTTCCTGGACGCGCTGACGGTCACGGCGGTGATTATCAGCGTGGCGGTGGGCTTTTTCTCGGTGTACCACAAGGTGGCATCCGGTAAGGGCTACCAGCACAAGGATCACAACGCCAACAGCGATGACGACGTAATTGAACTGCACCGGGAAGACCTGGAAAACTTCCGTGCGTTCCTGCGCAGCCTGTTGATGCACGGGGCGATCGGTACCGCCCTCGGTGGTGTGGCCACCATGGTCGGTGAGCCCCAGAACCTGTTGATTGCCAAGGTGGTGGGCTGGGATTTCGCCAACTTCTTCATGCACATGGCGCCCGTCAGTATTCCCGTGTTGTTCGCTGGCCTGACCACCTGCTGGCTGCTGGAGAAACTGCGCTGGTTCGGTTACGGCGGTCGTCTGCCAAAACCGGTGCGCCGGGTGCTGGAAGAGTTTGCCGACAACGAGCGTAATAAACGCACCAAGGCCGATCAGGCCGCGTTGTGGATTCAGGCCATTGCGGCGCTGGTGCTGGTGGTGGGGCTCGCGTTCCATCTGGCGGAGGTGGGGCTGATCGGCCTGCTGGTGATCATTCTGATCACCTCGTTCACCGGCATCACCGACGAACACCAGATCGGCAAGGCATTCCAGGAATCCCTGCCGTTCACCTCACTGCTGGTGGTGTTCTTCGCCATCGTGGCGGTGATCCACGAACAGCACCTGTTCAAACCCATTATCGAGTATGTTCTGTCGCTGCCGGTGGAGCAGCAACCGGGCATGTTCTTTATCGCCAACGGCCTGCTTTCAATGATCAGTGACAACGTGTTCGTTGCCACCGTCTATATCAGCGAGATCAAGCAGGCACTGGATGCTGGCAGCATCAGCTACGACCACTTCCAGACCCTGGCCATTGCCATCAACACCGGCACCAACCTGCCGAGTGTGGCAACCCCCAACGGACAGGCCGCGTTCCTGTTCCTGCTGACTTCCGCCATTTCACCATTGGTGCGGCTTTCCTACGGCCGGATGGTGGTGATGGCGTTCCCCTACATGATAGTGATGGGCGCCGTCGGCCTGTACATGGTCATTAATCACATCTGA
- a CDS encoding acyl-CoA dehydrogenase family protein, translating to MDIHFTPEEQAFRDEVRAFLTSNLPADIASRVRLGRRLTKEDHLHWQRILNRRGWYAVNWPEAYGGTGWTVVQKHIFEEECAAFGAPRIISFGVNMVAPVIIRFGSEAQKSWYLPRILSGEDWWCQGYSEPGAGSDLAGLKTRAERDGDHYVVNGQKTWTTLGQHANRIFCLVRTDTSARKQEGISFLLIDMDSPGITVRPIITLDGEHEVNEVFFDNVRVPVGNLIGEENRGWTCAKYLLSHERTGQAGIGLSKAALVHLKQIASAETVAGRPLIDEPLFRARIAEVEMRLMAVEMSTLRILASTRDGGVPGAESSLLKIQGSEIRQAISDLARKALGPNALPFLEEELNAGFDDEPLYRDYSAAPASQYFNLRKLSIYGGSNEIQKNIIAKRLLEL from the coding sequence ATGGATATTCATTTCACTCCCGAGGAGCAGGCCTTTCGCGACGAAGTGAGGGCATTTCTGACCAGTAACCTGCCGGCGGATATTGCCAGCAGGGTCCGGCTGGGCCGGCGATTGACGAAAGAAGATCATCTGCACTGGCAGCGGATTCTCAACCGTCGGGGCTGGTACGCAGTCAACTGGCCGGAAGCGTATGGAGGTACCGGCTGGACGGTGGTGCAAAAACACATTTTCGAGGAAGAGTGTGCGGCGTTCGGTGCGCCCCGAATCATCTCCTTTGGCGTAAACATGGTGGCGCCAGTCATCATTCGTTTTGGCAGCGAAGCCCAGAAATCCTGGTACCTGCCGCGCATTCTGTCCGGCGAGGACTGGTGGTGTCAGGGCTATTCCGAACCCGGTGCTGGCTCCGATCTGGCCGGGCTGAAAACACGCGCCGAACGGGACGGCGACCATTACGTGGTCAATGGTCAGAAAACCTGGACCACCCTGGGGCAGCATGCCAACCGGATCTTCTGTCTGGTGAGAACCGATACCTCCGCCAGGAAGCAGGAGGGCATCTCCTTCCTGCTGATCGATATGGACAGCCCCGGCATCACCGTGCGACCGATTATCACCCTGGATGGCGAGCACGAAGTCAACGAGGTGTTCTTCGACAACGTGCGGGTGCCGGTAGGCAACCTGATAGGGGAGGAAAACCGAGGCTGGACCTGTGCCAAGTACCTGCTTAGCCACGAGCGTACCGGTCAGGCCGGTATTGGGCTGTCGAAAGCGGCGCTGGTTCACCTTAAGCAGATTGCGAGCGCCGAGACGGTGGCTGGCCGGCCGTTGATTGACGAACCCCTGTTCCGGGCCCGCATTGCCGAGGTGGAAATGCGCCTGATGGCGGTGGAAATGAGCACCCTGAGAATCCTCGCCTCCACCAGGGACGGTGGTGTCCCTGGTGCGGAAAGTTCATTGCTGAAAATCCAGGGCTCGGAAATTCGCCAGGCCATCAGCGACCTGGCACGCAAGGCGCTGGGACCCAACGCCCTGCCGTTCCTTGAGGAAGAACTCAACGCCGGTTTTGACGACGAGCCGCTTTACCGTGATTACAGCGCCGCGCCGGCCAGCCAGTACTTCAATTTGCGCAAGCTATCGATTTACGGCGGCTCCAACGAGATACAGAAAAACATCATCGCCAAACGGCTTCTGGAACTGTAG
- a CDS encoding SulP family inorganic anion transporter, with protein sequence MIKSIKDNWLSNVRGDLLAGIVVALALIPEAIAFSIIAGVDPKVGLYASFCIAVIIAFVGGRPGMISAATGAMALLMVTLVKEHGLEYLLAATLLTGVLQIGAGYLKLGGLMRFVSRSVVTGFVNALAILIFMAQLPELTNVTWHVYAMTAAGLCIIYLFPLIPVVGKILPSPLICIVGLTAVAMFLNLDIRTVGDMGELPDTLPIFLWPDVPLNLDTLMIILPYSVALAVVGLLESMMTATIVDDLTDTTSDRNRECKGQGIANIGSGLLGGMAGCAMIGQSIINIKSGGRTRLSTLTAGVFLLVMVLVLDAWLVQIPMAALVAVMIMVSIGTFSWDSIRNLKEHPLSTNIVMVVTVIVVVATHNLAFGVLAGVLLAALFFANKIGHFMIVDSELDEARETRTYRVVGQVFFSSSEKFTASFDFKEALDKVVIDLSRAHFWDITAVGALDKVVIKFRREGADVEVIGLNEASATIVDRFGVHDKPDAVDQLMGH encoded by the coding sequence ATGATCAAATCGATAAAAGACAATTGGCTTTCCAATGTTCGCGGTGACCTGCTGGCAGGCATCGTGGTGGCGTTGGCGCTGATTCCCGAAGCCATCGCATTCTCCATCATTGCGGGTGTGGACCCCAAGGTCGGGCTGTACGCCTCCTTCTGTATTGCGGTGATCATCGCGTTTGTGGGCGGACGCCCGGGCATGATCTCCGCCGCCACCGGCGCCATGGCGCTGCTGATGGTCACGCTGGTGAAAGAACATGGCCTGGAGTACCTGCTGGCGGCGACCTTGCTGACCGGTGTACTGCAGATCGGCGCCGGCTACCTGAAGCTGGGCGGGCTGATGCGCTTTGTCTCCCGCTCGGTGGTGACCGGTTTCGTCAACGCCCTGGCGATCCTGATTTTCATGGCCCAGCTGCCGGAACTGACCAACGTCACCTGGCACGTCTACGCCATGACCGCCGCCGGTCTGTGCATCATCTACCTGTTCCCGCTGATCCCGGTGGTGGGCAAGATCCTGCCGTCCCCGCTGATCTGTATTGTCGGTCTGACCGCCGTGGCGATGTTCCTGAACCTGGATATCCGCACGGTGGGGGATATGGGTGAGCTGCCGGACACCCTGCCGATCTTCCTGTGGCCGGATGTGCCTCTGAACCTGGACACCCTGATGATCATCCTGCCGTATTCCGTGGCGCTGGCGGTGGTCGGTCTGCTGGAATCGATGATGACCGCCACCATCGTGGACGATCTCACCGATACCACCAGTGACCGCAACCGCGAGTGTAAGGGCCAGGGCATTGCCAACATCGGTTCCGGACTGCTCGGCGGGATGGCCGGCTGCGCGATGATTGGTCAGTCCATCATCAACATCAAGTCTGGCGGCCGTACGCGCCTGTCCACGCTGACGGCCGGTGTCTTCCTGCTGGTGATGGTGCTGGTACTGGATGCCTGGCTGGTGCAGATCCCCATGGCGGCGCTGGTGGCAGTGATGATCATGGTGTCCATCGGTACCTTCTCCTGGGATTCCATCCGCAATCTGAAGGAACATCCGTTGTCCACCAACATCGTGATGGTGGTGACGGTGATTGTCGTGGTCGCCACCCACAACCTGGCGTTCGGGGTGCTGGCCGGCGTGCTGCTGGCGGCGCTGTTCTTTGCCAACAAGATTGGCCACTTCATGATCGTCGACTCGGAACTGGATGAGGCCAGGGAAACCCGCACCTATCGTGTTGTTGGCCAGGTTTTCTTCAGTTCGTCCGAGAAGTTCACCGCCTCGTTTGATTTCAAGGAAGCCCTGGACAAGGTGGTGATCGACCTCAGCCGTGCTCACTTCTGGGACATTACCGCCGTGGGTGCCCTCGACAAAGTGGTCATCAAATTCCGGCGTGAAGGGGCGGATGTCGAGGTTATCGGCCTCAACGAAGCCAGCGCCACCATCGTTGACCGTTTCGGCGTGCACGACAAGCCGGATGCAGTTGACCAGCTGATGGGGCACTGA
- a CDS encoding enoyl-CoA hydratase — translation MMYNNILLERQGPVALVRLNRPEVLNALNNALMTELSDALRALEQEDAIRAIVITGNDRAFAAGADISEVQPLTFSEAYREGFVTANWEQLTRCRKPVIAAVAGLALGGGCELAMMCDLLIAADNARFGQPEVKVGTLPGAGGTQRLARAVGKAKAMDLCLTGRTMDAEEAERSGLVSRIVPAERLLDEAMAVAAEIASHSLMATMLNKEAINHAFETSLQQGVHLERRLIHASFASEDQKEGMTAFLEKRKPVWSHR, via the coding sequence ATGATGTATAACAATATATTGCTAGAAAGGCAGGGTCCGGTGGCGTTGGTCCGGCTGAACCGGCCGGAGGTTCTCAACGCCCTCAATAACGCTCTGATGACCGAATTGTCGGATGCTCTCAGGGCTCTGGAGCAAGAAGACGCCATCCGCGCGATTGTGATCACCGGTAATGACCGGGCCTTCGCCGCGGGAGCGGATATATCCGAAGTGCAGCCGCTGACGTTCTCCGAGGCTTATCGGGAAGGTTTTGTCACCGCCAACTGGGAACAGCTGACCCGTTGCCGCAAACCGGTGATTGCGGCTGTGGCCGGGCTGGCCCTCGGCGGCGGCTGCGAACTGGCGATGATGTGTGACCTGTTGATCGCGGCGGACAATGCCCGCTTCGGGCAACCGGAGGTAAAAGTCGGCACCTTGCCGGGCGCCGGTGGCACCCAAAGACTGGCCCGCGCGGTGGGTAAGGCCAAGGCCATGGACCTGTGCCTGACCGGGCGCACCATGGATGCCGAAGAAGCAGAGCGTAGCGGGCTGGTGAGCCGGATTGTCCCGGCCGAGCGCCTGCTGGATGAGGCCATGGCGGTTGCCGCTGAAATCGCCAGCCATTCCCTGATGGCAACCATGCTCAACAAGGAGGCCATCAACCACGCCTTTGAAACCTCATTGCAGCAAGGGGTCCACCTGGAGCGGCGGTTGATCCACGCCAGCTTTGCCAGTGAGGACCAGAAGGAAGGCATGACCGCCTTCCTTGAGAAGCGCAAACCCGTGTGGAGCCATCGCTAG
- a CDS encoding acyl-CoA dehydrogenase — MANTASFNWEDPLLLDQQLTEDERMVRDSARQFARDKLRPRVLEAFRKEQTDPAIFREMGETGLLGATIPTEYGGSGLNNVCYGLIAREVERVDSGYRSMMSVQSSLVMVPIYEFGNEETRQKYLPRLASGEWIGCFGLTEPDHGSDPGGMVTRARKVDGGYRLSGNKMWITNSPIADVFVVWAKDDEGRIRGFVLEKGWEGLSAPAIHGKVGLRASITGEIVMDGVFVPEENAFPEVSGLKGPFTCLNSARYGIAWGALGAAEDCWHTARQYVLDRKQFGRPLAANQLIQKKLADMQTDITLALQGCLRLGRMKDEDTAAVEITSIMKRNSCGRALDIARLARDMLGGNGISDEFGVARHLVNLEVVNTYEGTHDVHALILGRAQTGIQAFF; from the coding sequence ATGGCAAACACCGCAAGTTTCAACTGGGAAGATCCGCTGTTGCTGGATCAGCAACTGACCGAGGACGAGCGCATGGTACGCGACAGTGCCCGGCAGTTTGCCCGGGACAAGCTCAGACCCCGGGTGCTGGAAGCGTTCCGCAAGGAGCAGACCGATCCCGCCATCTTCCGGGAGATGGGAGAAACCGGCCTGCTCGGTGCCACCATTCCCACGGAATATGGCGGCAGTGGCCTTAACAACGTCTGTTACGGCTTGATTGCACGCGAAGTGGAGCGGGTCGATTCCGGTTACCGATCGATGATGAGTGTGCAGTCGTCCCTGGTGATGGTGCCTATCTACGAGTTCGGTAACGAGGAAACCCGGCAGAAATATCTGCCCCGACTGGCCAGCGGAGAGTGGATTGGCTGCTTCGGCCTGACCGAGCCGGACCACGGCTCCGATCCTGGCGGCATGGTAACCCGCGCGCGCAAGGTCGACGGTGGTTATCGCCTGTCCGGCAACAAGATGTGGATCACCAACAGTCCCATTGCCGACGTCTTTGTGGTCTGGGCCAAGGATGATGAGGGGCGGATTCGCGGCTTTGTCCTGGAGAAGGGGTGGGAAGGCCTGAGCGCCCCGGCCATTCACGGCAAAGTGGGCCTGCGTGCCTCGATCACCGGTGAAATCGTGATGGACGGCGTGTTCGTACCGGAGGAAAACGCCTTTCCGGAGGTGAGTGGTCTCAAGGGCCCGTTCACCTGCCTGAATTCCGCCCGCTACGGTATTGCATGGGGCGCGCTGGGCGCCGCCGAAGATTGCTGGCATACCGCCCGTCAGTACGTGCTGGATCGCAAGCAGTTTGGCCGTCCGCTGGCCGCCAACCAGTTGATCCAGAAGAAGCTGGCGGACATGCAGACCGACATCACCCTGGCACTGCAGGGCTGCCTGCGTCTGGGACGGATGAAGGATGAAGATACGGCGGCAGTGGAAATTACCTCGATCATGAAGCGTAATTCCTGCGGCAGGGCACTGGACATCGCCCGTCTGGCCCGGGACATGCTGGGGGGCAATGGCATCAGTGACGAATTCGGTGTGGCCCGCCATCTGGTGAACCTGGAGGTGGTCAACACCTATGAGGGCACGCACGATGTGCATGCGCTTATCCTGGGTCGCGCTCAGACCGGCATCCAGGCGTTTTTCTGA